The genomic DNA TGACATCATTGTTGGGTGTGGTTAAAGGTGCTCACCCATCCACACCCATCAGTGATTCTGATTAGTGTAAGGGGAGAAACAGACTTGAAACTTTCAACCACGGAGGGGGGTGAAACGCTGCATTTCAGCATTGGAAGCCTTTACAAGGATATACATTAATTGAGGGCCTCCATTAATTGCAGTTTTTGCAGTGTACCCATCACAACTGAAAGAACCTTCCAGTTCTTATCAAAAAGAGGAATCCTCATGCTCACACACCACTCTTGATTTACATATTGTATTTCAGCAGTAAAAAAACAGTAGCCCCACATTGATTTGTGAAAATTAGTGACTTACTCTGtgcgtcttcttcttctctctctagAACTGATCATGTCCCACTCAGGTGTTCAAGGTAGCATTGGCAGCCACTCTGCCATTGGAATGCGCAATCACAAGGTACTTctacagttgttgttttttaatcaacTAATCCTAAAACTAAGCCTTAACTTAggcattgactttttttttttctactacacAAATTAATTCAGCTTGTTTTACCTTTCAGATCTACCTCTATGAATATGAGAACTTCCAAGGCCGTAGGATGGACCTGTTCGGAGAGTGCCGTAACCTGTGTGAGAAGGGTTTCGAAAAAATCGGCTCCATCAGGGTCGAGTGTGGACCGTAAGTCATCACACCTGCCATCAAATATGTGTTACAACTCTGTATATCATTTTTTCCAAagtaaaatatgtatatatctatctatctatctttgcAGCTGGGTGGGTTATGAGCAGCAGAACATGACTGGTGAGATGTTCATGCTGGAGAAGGGAGACTATCCCCGCTGGGACACCTGGTCCAACAGCTACAGGTGTGATCGCTTCATGTCAGTCAGGCCCGTCAGAATGGTGAGTTGGGATCAGcctgcgggggggggggctgatTTGTATCACTGTTGTCAAGCTCCATTTGCACCTCTCATCCATCTTCTATTGGCACAAGGGAAAGTGCTATTTAAGGATGCAGTTATATCTGTATTTATAGGCTTATTCCAATGGCAGTATTTTtggttttttgccttttttttgcctcttttttttttttttaattttttaacaaaaaaaaaaaaaaaaaaaaaaacttttttttttttttaaacagtgtatCCCCAGAGGTTTGGTCTTGGCTTGCAAAGCAATGTTTCTATTCAAACCATCAATAACTAATAGTACTTGTGCCCCTTTTGTACTTCAGTAGTGATCCTGACTGGACTTTCTTCATTGGCTAAAATCTGGGACAGAGAGTAAACCAGAATCTAATAACAGTAAcagttattaatattattaatgtttGTATCTTATAGGATGCCCAGGATCACAAGATTTGCCTGTACGAATGTCCAAACTTCGAGGGTCGTAAGATGGAGGTGTGCGATGAGGATATTCCAAGCCTGTGGTCTTACGGCTTCCAGGATCGTGTTGCCAGCATTCAGGTCACCGGTGGAACGTAAGACATTTCTGTCCATCAGAATTAAATGAAAACTAAAAGGACACAAAGCTGTTGGCCAACATAAGCAGAGCTTTGGGGTTCACGTGTGTTTCTCTCTACTTCCTCACACAGCTGGGTGGGCTACCAGTACCCAGGCTACCGTGGCTACCAGTATGTGTTTGAGATGGGCCCTTTCAAGCACTGGAACGAGTGGGGAGCCCACCAGCCCCAGATCCAGTCCATCCGTAGGGTGAGAGACATGCAGACACACCGCAGGGGCTGCTTCGAGATGACCGCATAGAGAGGAGTCCTGCAGACTGTGGGCTAACAGGAGGGAATCGCAAAGGGATCAGGCTTGCCATGCTGTTAACCATCCCTTGAAAATTCTTCAACAGCCACCTAGCCACACATAAGCTAATGGCTTTTGAATATTGTTATGCATTTACTGGTAGGATTTGGGAGTATGTGGCATTGTGAATGATTCTGATGAGAAGTTCTGATTGTCACAGACTTCCAGAGTAACTGTAACACCGGTAAAAATGGTAGCAATGCTCTCTGTCTACAGACCTCATAGAAAGATTATGAAAGG from Perca fluviatilis chromosome 2, GENO_Pfluv_1.0, whole genome shotgun sequence includes the following:
- the crybb1l3 gene encoding crystallin, beta B1, like 3, encoding MSHSGVQGSIGSHSAIGMRNHKIYLYEYENFQGRRMDLFGECRNLCEKGFEKIGSIRVECGPWVGYEQQNMTGEMFMLEKGDYPRWDTWSNSYRCDRFMSVRPVRMDAQDHKICLYECPNFEGRKMEVCDEDIPSLWSYGFQDRVASIQVTGGTWVGYQYPGYRGYQYVFEMGPFKHWNEWGAHQPQIQSIRRVRDMQTHRRGCFEMTA